In one Bactrocera tryoni isolate S06 chromosome 5, CSIRO_BtryS06_freeze2, whole genome shotgun sequence genomic region, the following are encoded:
- the LOC120776377 gene encoding epsin-1 isoform X5, translating into MRKQKEDMQVNVAGLRRNIKNLAHNYSDAQVKVREATSNDPWGPSATIMAEIADLTYNVVAFSEIMQMIWKRLNDHGKNWRHVYKALILLEYLIKTGTEKVAQQCKENIFAIQTLREFVYFEEGKDQGTHVREKAKQLVNLLKDDERLKNERVKALKAKERFAQHPSGFGSDGYIDGPTHRDMPPGWQEEPKPVSELELVRPQTAGEEELQLQLAMAMSREEAEQEEAKRRSDDVRLQLALSQSEQDFKDQTVPAAAPKKEEPQSHLLDLLDISLGATSISSPPLGATGGSGDPWATPARAGSQLSDPWSGTSSPQIDPWQPAAAMRTAIAPAPLGAVGGIGSNGDDAWGLTRTQSPSVASGSSTEGWLHSNGAGIAGAAGGAAILNGNSIGGGAIGGLDPWLSKTGAIGGAPAAERVEPTDPWLTESVKPVTMAPLAAAPNVDPWAPKAGATSDDPWKSNQTSAVKKPSPDLDEFDIITNRNKTGDLLTNNLISASNNNNASLLDEMDPLSATNSSLNASSTNTNKQLKTPQSFLGENSSLVNLDNLIKPVQTQSQAGNAAYNPFSDTVIPPKTNLFQQQQPAVPSINQLKQQQPFAMTMNQDPWAPVANSTNASQSSRNFFTDYDSDDFTSFNSSNEHNHNDILNNSNNSNNKQTNNNFNNDNKQAMQYSKSDYEVFNSSFASSSDFFIYRNNNNNNNNNKSQHDGPHQFQTQVQIHSQSVDNIRNMQIASDSDTDLHERASTNTLRSFQGKVNNNTLRFQSTLAPTTTQFQPFADFSNAIKPDFPSANSNFNTNNTNNNNNPLSNYAFGQPPVGSANDKYPAASLTSSYSNALTAALADTPGIKIAPVSMLPTSGTTMQTTFGYAAGFGNSFDNNGGAGGAGSAGGGSLFNYGFFDANSSMNHNQNNNYGNNIDNNNAIFSTSTLSSSSLGNCKLEPTMEAWTLK; encoded by the exons A TGCGAAAACAAAAGGAAGACATGCAAGTGAATGTCGCTGGTCTACGTCGGAACATCAAAAATCTTGCGCACAACTACTCAGATGCGCAG GTAAAAGTACGTGAGGCCACCTCCAATGACCCGTGGGGGCCGTCGGCCACGATAATGGCCGAAATCGCCGATCTCACCTACAATGTGGTTGCCTTCTCGGAGATAATGCAAATGATTTGGAAGCGCCTGAATGATCATGGCAAGAACTGGCGTCATGTCTACAAAGCGCTCATACTGTTGGAGTATTTAATCAAAACCGGCACAGAGAAGGTGGCGCAACAGTGCAAAGAGAATATTTTCGCCATACAAACACTGCGTGAATTCGTGTACTTTGAAGAGGGTAAAGATCAGGGCACGCATGTGCGCGAAAAGGCTAAGCAGCTGGTGAATTTATTGAAAGACGATGAGCGTTTGAAGAATGAGCGCGTGAAAGCTTTGAAGGCGAAAGAACGTTTCGCTCAACATCCCAGTGGTTTTGGTAGTGATGGATATATTGATGGACCGACGCATCGTGATATGCCGCCCGGCTGGCAGGAGGAACCGAAGCCGGTGTCCGAACTTGAGTTGGTGCGTCCACAAACGGCGGGCGAAGAGGAGCTTCAATTGCAGTTGGCCATGGCGATGTCGCGCGAAGAAGCCGAACAAGAAGAGGCTAAGCGACGCAGCGATGATGTGCGACTACAGCTTGCGCTGAGCCAGAGTGAACAAGATTTCAA AGATCAAACGGTTCCAGCTGCGGCGCCTAAAAAGGAAGAACCACAATCACATCTGTTAGATTTGCTGGACATTTCTTTGGGTGCCACGAGCATTTCGAGTCCACCGTTGGGCGCCACAGGCGGCAGTGGCGATCCATGGGCCACACCGGCACGAGCTGGGAGTCAG CTATCTGATCCTTGGTCGGGCACATCATCGCCACAAATCGATCCTTGGCAACCGGCCGCAGCTATGCGTACCGCCATCGCTCCAGCGCCGTTGGGCGCCGTCGGCGGTATAGGCAGTAATGGTGATGATGCCTGGGGTCTAACACGCACACAATCGCCGTCCGTCGCTTCTGGCTCGTCAACTGAGGGTTGGCTGCATAGCAATGGCGCTGGCATTGCCGGTGCGGCTGGTGGCGCAGCGATTTTGAATGGCAATTCCATTGGTGGCGGTGCTATTGGTGGCCTAGACCCTTGGCTTTCGAAAACGGGCGCTATTGGTGGTGCACCTGCAGCGGAGAGAGTGGAACCAACAGATCCTTGGTTGACGGAAAGTGTGAAACCAGTTACTATGGCACCACTAGCGGCTGCGCCTAATGTCGACCCATGGGCGCCCAAAGCCGGTGCGACCAGTGATGACCCTTGGAAGAGTAATCAAACGAGTGCGGTTAAG AAGCCTTCGCCCGATTTGGATGAGTTCGATATAATAACCAATCGTAATAAGACTGGCGATTTACTAACTAACAACTTGATAAGTGCTTCGAACAACAATAACG CATCACTACTCGATGAAATGGATCCTCTGTCTGCAACGAATTCATCGCTCAATGCATCATCAACGAATACGAACAAACAACTGAAAACACCGCAATCGTTCTTAGGTGAAAACTCGTCATTAGTTAACTTGGATAATCTAATAAAGCCCGTGCAAACGCAGTCACAAGCTGGCAATGCTGCCTACAATCCATTTAGCGATACTGTTATACCACCAAAAACAAATCTattccaacaacaacagcctgCG GTACCGTCCATTAACCAGCTAAAACAGCAACAGCCTTTTGCTATGACTATGAATCAGGATCCTTGGGCGCCGGTTGCTAACTCCACTAATGCGTCTCAG TCCTCCAGAAACTTCTTTACTGATTACGATAGCGACGACTTTACAAGTTTTAATAGCAGCAATGAGCATAATCACAATGACATACTGAACAAcagtaataatagtaataacaaacaaaccaacaacaacttcaaTAATGACAACAAACAAGCTATGCAATACTCCAAAAGTGATTATGAAGTCTTCAACTCTTCGTTTGCCAGCTCAAGCGACTTTTTTATATAtcgtaataacaacaacaataataacaataacaaaagtcaACATGATGGACCACACCAATTCCAAACACAAGTACAAATTCATAGTCAAAGTGTAGATAATATACGTAATATGCAAATTGCCAGCGACAGCGACACCGATCTGCATGAGAGAGCCTCAACCAATACGCTACGCAGCTTCCAAGGCAAAGTCAACAACAATACGCTGCGCTTTCAGTCGACACTCGCACCCACTACCACTCAATTTCAGCCCTTTGCTGACTTCAGCAACGCAATTAAGCCCGATTTTCCGAGTGCCAATAGTAATTTTAATActaataacaccaacaacaacaataatcctTTATCGAATTATGCATTTGGCCAGCCACCGGTCGGCAGTGCAAATGACAAATATCCAGCAGCGTCGTTGACGTCAAGCTACAGCAATGCCTTGACAGCTGCTCTGGCCGACACGCCGGGCATTAAAATAGCGCCGGTATCGATGTTGCCCACGTCAGGTACAACAATGCAAACAACATTTGGTTATGCCGCCGGTTTTGGCAACAGCTTTGATAACAATGGCGGCGCCGGCGGTGCTGGCAGTGCTGGCGGTGGCTCGCTGTTCAATTATGGCTTCTTCGATGCGAATTCTTCAATGAACCACAACCAAAACAACAATTATGGAAATAATATCGATAAcaataatgcaatattttcGACGTCCACCTTATCGTCATCGTCGTTGGGCAACTGTAAGCTGGAA CCAACAATGGAGGCTTGGAcgcttaaataa
- the LOC120776377 gene encoding epsin-1 isoform X7, with translation MRKQKEDMQVNVAGLRRNIKNLAHNYSDAQVKVREATSNDPWGPSATIMAEIADLTYNVVAFSEIMQMIWKRLNDHGKNWRHVYKALILLEYLIKTGTEKVAQQCKENIFAIQTLREFVYFEEGKDQGTHVREKAKQLVNLLKDDERLKNERVKALKAKERFAQHPSGFGSDGYIDGPTHRDMPPGWQEEPKPVSELELVRPQTAGEEELQLQLAMAMSREEAEQEEAKRRSDDVRLQLALSQSEQDFKDQTVPAAAPKKEEPQSHLLDLLDISLGATSISSPPLGATGGSGDPWATPARAGSQLSDPWSGTSSPQIDPWQPAAAMRTAIAPAPLGAVGGIGSNGDDAWGLTRTQSPSVASGSSTEGWLHSNGAGIAGAAGGAAILNGNSIGGGAIGGLDPWLSKTGAIGGAPAAERVEPTDPWLTESVKPVTMAPLAAAPNVDPWAPKAGATSDDPWKSNQTSAVKKPSPDLDEFDIITNRNKTGDLLTNNLISASNNNNASLLDEMDPLSATNSSLNASSTNTNKQLKTPQSFLGENSSLVNLDNLIKPVQTQSQAGNAAYNPFSDTVIPPKTNLFQQQQPAVPSINQLKQQQPFAMTMNQDPWAPVANSTNASQPTMEAWTLK, from the exons A TGCGAAAACAAAAGGAAGACATGCAAGTGAATGTCGCTGGTCTACGTCGGAACATCAAAAATCTTGCGCACAACTACTCAGATGCGCAG GTAAAAGTACGTGAGGCCACCTCCAATGACCCGTGGGGGCCGTCGGCCACGATAATGGCCGAAATCGCCGATCTCACCTACAATGTGGTTGCCTTCTCGGAGATAATGCAAATGATTTGGAAGCGCCTGAATGATCATGGCAAGAACTGGCGTCATGTCTACAAAGCGCTCATACTGTTGGAGTATTTAATCAAAACCGGCACAGAGAAGGTGGCGCAACAGTGCAAAGAGAATATTTTCGCCATACAAACACTGCGTGAATTCGTGTACTTTGAAGAGGGTAAAGATCAGGGCACGCATGTGCGCGAAAAGGCTAAGCAGCTGGTGAATTTATTGAAAGACGATGAGCGTTTGAAGAATGAGCGCGTGAAAGCTTTGAAGGCGAAAGAACGTTTCGCTCAACATCCCAGTGGTTTTGGTAGTGATGGATATATTGATGGACCGACGCATCGTGATATGCCGCCCGGCTGGCAGGAGGAACCGAAGCCGGTGTCCGAACTTGAGTTGGTGCGTCCACAAACGGCGGGCGAAGAGGAGCTTCAATTGCAGTTGGCCATGGCGATGTCGCGCGAAGAAGCCGAACAAGAAGAGGCTAAGCGACGCAGCGATGATGTGCGACTACAGCTTGCGCTGAGCCAGAGTGAACAAGATTTCAA AGATCAAACGGTTCCAGCTGCGGCGCCTAAAAAGGAAGAACCACAATCACATCTGTTAGATTTGCTGGACATTTCTTTGGGTGCCACGAGCATTTCGAGTCCACCGTTGGGCGCCACAGGCGGCAGTGGCGATCCATGGGCCACACCGGCACGAGCTGGGAGTCAG CTATCTGATCCTTGGTCGGGCACATCATCGCCACAAATCGATCCTTGGCAACCGGCCGCAGCTATGCGTACCGCCATCGCTCCAGCGCCGTTGGGCGCCGTCGGCGGTATAGGCAGTAATGGTGATGATGCCTGGGGTCTAACACGCACACAATCGCCGTCCGTCGCTTCTGGCTCGTCAACTGAGGGTTGGCTGCATAGCAATGGCGCTGGCATTGCCGGTGCGGCTGGTGGCGCAGCGATTTTGAATGGCAATTCCATTGGTGGCGGTGCTATTGGTGGCCTAGACCCTTGGCTTTCGAAAACGGGCGCTATTGGTGGTGCACCTGCAGCGGAGAGAGTGGAACCAACAGATCCTTGGTTGACGGAAAGTGTGAAACCAGTTACTATGGCACCACTAGCGGCTGCGCCTAATGTCGACCCATGGGCGCCCAAAGCCGGTGCGACCAGTGATGACCCTTGGAAGAGTAATCAAACGAGTGCGGTTAAG AAGCCTTCGCCCGATTTGGATGAGTTCGATATAATAACCAATCGTAATAAGACTGGCGATTTACTAACTAACAACTTGATAAGTGCTTCGAACAACAATAACG CATCACTACTCGATGAAATGGATCCTCTGTCTGCAACGAATTCATCGCTCAATGCATCATCAACGAATACGAACAAACAACTGAAAACACCGCAATCGTTCTTAGGTGAAAACTCGTCATTAGTTAACTTGGATAATCTAATAAAGCCCGTGCAAACGCAGTCACAAGCTGGCAATGCTGCCTACAATCCATTTAGCGATACTGTTATACCACCAAAAACAAATCTattccaacaacaacagcctgCG GTACCGTCCATTAACCAGCTAAAACAGCAACAGCCTTTTGCTATGACTATGAATCAGGATCCTTGGGCGCCGGTTGCTAACTCCACTAATGCGTCTCAG CCAACAATGGAGGCTTGGAcgcttaaataa